One genomic region from Bacillus marinisedimentorum encodes:
- a CDS encoding long-chain-fatty-acid--CoA ligase, translated as MEVPLLLMDFLDRAVKLYGDKTAVIDDEKSLTYSELEGRVNRLSHGLKDLGAEKGDRIAYLAPNTLEMLEGFYGVFQTGGIMVPLNIRLTPEDYLYILNHSESKLLFVDEELYHLIKPIIKDLETVEKIIVHNGKKDGPETAYDDWLSQYPETSFKRADLDENDVCSLLYTSGTTGKPKGVMLTHRNNYLHALSVQHHLRVSDSDVYLHVLPMFHVNGWGGPFYYTGNGATHVMLRKAVPEVIVDKLQKHGVTSMHMAPTVLNSLLQYAEQNKPVHEQDVRVVIAGSAPPPSFVSRVEDELGWEFIQVYGMTESAPLSTFSIPRAQHHGLPKETLHRLKAKAGYPMIGTDVKVVNDHGDEVAWNSQEIGEVLTRGNGVMKGYWKNDEATMAAIRNGWLHTGDMAVVDELGNIEIVDRKKDIIISGGENISSIEVEGVLYEHPQVVEAAVIAVPHEKWGETPHAFVVKKEGEELTEQDLIAFAREHLAHFKAPTAVTFVEELPKTASGKIQKVQLRKEFWEGKERLVN; from the coding sequence ATGGAAGTGCCTTTGCTGTTGATGGATTTCTTGGACAGGGCAGTGAAATTGTATGGAGACAAAACCGCAGTGATCGATGATGAAAAGAGCTTGACATACAGTGAGCTTGAAGGACGGGTAAACAGGCTGTCACATGGGTTGAAGGATCTTGGCGCGGAAAAGGGGGACCGTATCGCATATCTTGCTCCGAATACCCTGGAAATGCTCGAAGGCTTTTATGGAGTTTTCCAGACAGGCGGCATCATGGTGCCGCTGAACATACGCCTGACGCCAGAAGATTATTTATATATTCTAAACCATAGTGAGAGCAAGCTGCTGTTTGTCGATGAGGAATTGTACCACTTGATTAAGCCGATTATCAAGGACCTCGAAACGGTGGAAAAAATTATCGTACACAACGGCAAAAAGGATGGGCCTGAAACAGCATATGACGACTGGCTGTCGCAGTACCCTGAAACATCCTTCAAGAGGGCGGACCTTGATGAAAATGATGTCTGCAGCCTCTTATACACGAGCGGGACAACAGGCAAGCCGAAAGGTGTCATGCTCACCCACCGGAATAATTATTTGCATGCACTAAGTGTCCAGCACCATTTGCGTGTATCTGATTCGGATGTCTATCTCCACGTCCTGCCGATGTTCCACGTCAATGGCTGGGGCGGCCCTTTCTATTATACCGGGAACGGGGCAACACACGTCATGCTCAGAAAGGCGGTTCCTGAGGTCATTGTCGACAAGCTTCAGAAACACGGGGTGACATCAATGCACATGGCGCCGACAGTCTTGAACAGTCTCCTTCAGTATGCTGAACAGAACAAACCTGTCCACGAGCAGGATGTCCGGGTGGTTATCGCGGGTTCCGCTCCGCCGCCATCCTTCGTTTCCAGAGTTGAGGACGAACTGGGATGGGAGTTCATTCAAGTATACGGAATGACAGAGTCTGCACCGCTAAGCACATTTTCCATTCCGCGCGCGCAGCATCACGGGTTGCCGAAAGAGACATTGCACCGCCTGAAAGCTAAAGCTGGTTATCCGATGATCGGGACCGATGTGAAAGTCGTGAATGACCACGGTGATGAAGTGGCGTGGAATTCCCAGGAAATCGGTGAAGTGCTGACGAGGGGCAATGGTGTCATGAAAGGTTACTGGAAGAATGATGAGGCCACCATGGCGGCAATTCGTAATGGATGGCTCCATACAGGTGATATGGCGGTTGTCGATGAACTTGGGAATATTGAAATCGTTGACCGTAAAAAAGACATCATTATCAGCGGCGGTGAAAACATTTCTTCAATCGAGGTCGAAGGCGTCTTATATGAACATCCGCAGGTTGTGGAGGCGGCTGTCATCGCTGTACCCCATGAAAAATGGGGAGAGACACCGCATGCATTTGTTGTCAAAAAAGAAGGGGAGGAATTGACAGAGCAGGATCTCATCGCCTTTGCGCGTGAACATCTTGCCCACTTCAAAGCGCCGACCGCTGTAACATTTGTTGAAGAACTCCCTAAAACAGCATCCGGTAAAATCCAAAAAGTACAGCTGCGCAAAGAATTCTGGGAAGGCAAAGAACGGCTTGTTAACTAA
- a CDS encoding spore germination protein, giving the protein MPSIVGAVNVQTVSSSAVFNIGDVFSISPRSSSKTFSGAGSFNTGEVVRNYNEYSQTNTLDRDLVDQPQVANA; this is encoded by the coding sequence ATGCCTTCGATCGTAGGAGCAGTCAACGTTCAAACCGTTTCTTCTTCCGCAGTATTCAACATCGGCGATGTTTTCTCCATTTCGCCGCGAAGTTCATCGAAAACGTTTTCCGGGGCCGGATCCTTCAATACCGGTGAAGTAGTCCGAAATTATAACGAATACAGTCAGACAAATACATTGGACCGCGACCTGGTTGACCAGCCCCAGGTTGCAAATGCTTAG
- a CDS encoding spore germination protein GerPB, giving the protein MKLFVTQSIMIQTIKIGGITNSSVLQIGSAGMIRTLSNLYNTGGFTEPAPEPVQPKGGTGTPLVPLQPPYSRGLSQMKE; this is encoded by the coding sequence TTGAAACTTTTCGTCACGCAATCCATTATGATTCAGACCATTAAAATAGGAGGCATAACCAATTCTTCCGTTCTTCAAATTGGGAGCGCCGGCATGATCAGAACGCTCTCCAATCTGTATAACACAGGCGGATTCACTGAACCGGCACCGGAACCAGTGCAGCCCAAGGGAGGAACGGGCACCCCGCTGGTTCCCCTCCAGCCTCCATATAGCCGTGGTCTTTCTCAAATGAAGGAGTGA
- the gerPC gene encoding spore germination protein GerPC codes for MFCSNELLQYLHEMHLFHQYQQKKIKRMETEIEQLRQEVQNLKEQPGTSIERIEYSFDQLKIETLEGTLNIGLTPSGGEPIEEMLVNHAGTPGPGPGFDYTVPFMDEELMSNVQEELNRYLKEEGPALLDELEHKYGQPLSQEYRKLIVNDIDNQLESRILYYVQQYNKESDSRANADQTADAVAARVKDDIRNAIEAFIKHLPKGE; via the coding sequence ATGTTTTGTTCAAATGAGCTGCTCCAGTACTTGCATGAAATGCATCTCTTTCATCAGTATCAGCAGAAAAAAATCAAAAGAATGGAAACTGAAATTGAGCAGCTTCGGCAAGAGGTACAGAATCTGAAAGAACAGCCTGGAACCAGCATTGAACGAATCGAGTACAGCTTTGATCAGTTGAAAATCGAGACACTAGAGGGGACATTGAATATCGGCCTGACACCGTCCGGAGGCGAACCGATCGAAGAGATGCTCGTCAATCATGCCGGCACTCCAGGTCCGGGCCCCGGTTTTGATTATACCGTTCCGTTCATGGATGAAGAATTGATGAGCAATGTCCAGGAGGAGCTGAATCGTTATTTAAAAGAAGAAGGGCCTGCCCTCCTTGATGAACTGGAACATAAATACGGGCAGCCTCTCAGCCAGGAATACCGTAAGCTGATTGTCAATGATATCGACAATCAGCTCGAAAGCCGCATCCTTTATTATGTACAGCAGTACAATAAGGAATCAGACAGCCGTGCGAATGCCGATCAGACGGCCGATGCAGTCGCCGCGCGTGTCAAAGACGATATCCGGAACGCAATCGAGGCGTTTATCAAACATTTGCCGAAAGGAGAATGA
- a CDS encoding spore gernimation protein GerPD, translating to MHYTVVNRELAVGDISILGVSSSSIVLVGDTESIALSSIFDTPAESLIIGPFVPLSPETGR from the coding sequence ATGCATTACACCGTCGTAAACAGGGAATTGGCTGTAGGTGATATAAGTATCCTCGGGGTATCAAGTTCATCGATCGTTCTTGTCGGTGATACAGAATCGATTGCGCTTTCTTCCATATTCGATACGCCTGCCGAATCATTGATCATCGGTCCATTCGTTCCGCTGTCACCGGAAACAGGACGCTGA
- a CDS encoding spore germination protein GerPE, producing MYSRISLVKEILAGSVIFSSVFEIGDSNHLNLKSRALAVQREQQIFFDREGAFNYPLFKRNILPPPPVRVPFTMSAIYEEPLIRVNKIDIKGVSSSSALHIGSTCWIKAEARVKHIRQLESRNEENAEEE from the coding sequence ATGTACAGCAGAATTTCGCTTGTAAAGGAGATTTTGGCCGGATCTGTCATTTTCAGTTCCGTGTTCGAAATCGGTGATTCCAATCACTTGAATTTGAAATCACGGGCGCTCGCGGTGCAGCGTGAACAGCAGATTTTCTTTGACAGGGAAGGAGCTTTCAATTATCCCCTGTTCAAGCGGAACATTCTCCCTCCGCCCCCCGTCCGGGTGCCTTTTACGATGTCAGCCATATACGAAGAGCCTCTGATCCGGGTAAATAAGATAGATATCAAGGGTGTATCATCATCTAGCGCTCTTCATATCGGTTCTACTTGCTGGATCAAAGCTGAAGCCCGCGTCAAGCATATCAGGCAGCTTGAATCGAGAAACGAAGAAAATGCGGAAGAAGAATAA
- a CDS encoding spore germination protein produces MPSIVGPVNINEASGVVNFGDTFYVSPKSTGKTYAGSGGFNTGNFVNTNNGLSSTNTGDPDAADSNVSANA; encoded by the coding sequence ATGCCATCAATAGTCGGTCCGGTAAATATCAATGAAGCGTCAGGCGTGGTAAATTTCGGAGACACATTTTATGTCTCCCCGAAAAGCACCGGCAAAACATATGCAGGATCAGGCGGCTTTAACACCGGTAACTTTGTGAATACAAATAACGGACTTAGCTCCACGAATACTGGTGATCCTGATGCGGCTGATTCCAATGTAAGCGCAAATGCCTGA
- a CDS encoding peptidylprolyl isomerase yields MNKGSIAFENGEVIEFDLYPNEAPGTVENFGKLANEGFYNGLTFHRVIPGFVAQGGCPKGNGTGGPGYTIKCETEGNPHKHVPGALSMAHAGKDTGGSQFFIVHEPQPHLDGVHTVFGQVTEGMDTVLRIKAGDVMKEVKVWEE; encoded by the coding sequence ATGAACAAAGGTTCGATCGCATTTGAAAATGGAGAAGTAATAGAGTTTGACTTATATCCAAACGAGGCACCGGGGACGGTGGAAAACTTCGGCAAGCTGGCGAATGAGGGATTTTACAATGGATTGACGTTCCACCGTGTTATTCCTGGTTTTGTAGCCCAGGGAGGCTGTCCAAAGGGAAACGGGACTGGAGGCCCAGGCTACACAATCAAATGTGAAACCGAAGGCAATCCCCATAAGCATGTGCCGGGCGCGCTCTCCATGGCACATGCCGGAAAAGACACCGGCGGCAGCCAGTTCTTCATCGTTCATGAGCCGCAGCCGCACCTGGATGGAGTGCACACTGTTTTCGGCCAGGTGACAGAAGGCATGGATACTGTGCTCCGTATTAAAGCCGGGGACGTCATGAAAGAAGTAAAGGTGTGGGAAGAGTAA
- a CDS encoding HNH endonuclease, with the protein MGPKGNSSGTCELCGRSGVQTTVHHLTPKEKGGTFLPAATLCIPCHKQVHALFSNEELAAALNTIGALQRNEHIQKYLKWIRKQPPARVPRTKKSLRKKR; encoded by the coding sequence ATGGGCCCAAAAGGAAACAGCTCCGGAACATGTGAGTTATGCGGGCGCAGCGGCGTACAGACAACTGTGCATCATCTGACCCCAAAAGAAAAGGGAGGAACTTTTTTGCCGGCCGCCACACTCTGTATACCGTGCCATAAACAGGTACATGCACTGTTTTCAAATGAAGAACTTGCCGCCGCCTTAAATACGATCGGGGCATTACAGCGCAACGAACACATACAAAAATACTTGAAATGGATTCGCAAACAGCCGCCTGCCAGGGTGCCGCGGACGAAGAAGTCGCTCAGGAAAAAAAGGTGA
- a CDS encoding AAA family ATPase — MRPIKLVVSGLHSFREPQTVQFDSLCDAGVFGIFGPTGSGKSSLLDAMTLALYGKVERAANNTQGILNHAEDELHVSFTFQLKDAAVSKQYTVERRFKRTGDVTVKTSVCRLIDESDDEKTIVMADKNSEVNREIMDLLGLTIDDFTRAVVLPQGKFAEFLSLKGADRRQMLQRLFNLEKYGDELNRNIRSKIGRKKTAYEKIISEQAGLGDASDDALKEAEKAASEADAFLKKCETEYEKAETLYQQQKEKWELQNHREKLLKERENERYREEEMKALQIQLEHARMADRLSPYLDEYETAASRKSKWQHEKEQAAAAFEEAQSEYGSKENQYKQAKESREKEEPVLTVKVEQLKQAAETEKEMDILRQEINGLEQKLKETGSRIDKEKTELEDLQDKYKRGQAKQQRLKEELETAAVSPKEREDIRRANESRTHIQIAEKNKQEAEKEHADKKAAWEESNKKHERLLQEEQSIQKKGTALFKTLETQFHHVSERLYETEKLESYLLSRIEEKEAELDQARITEIASGLAASLKIGEACPVCGSIEHPAPVHGKVQSAGLLQQDMKELKGTIDSIRKESRTLHQFKLQYEQLSERMSEALSPERIEPSSAQKEVEPLVELDRGLSVEQLAETAFRLSTETKALKQDFLETEENVKAAARSLTEISRRLQQSSQTVEELEKSLEEKRKKLDSAENEIEEKRAFWSKEFPAFSLQEAVRLQQGIMEKDSRAEELKVSIEKSVRFLEDWETDIEKRKQNLTDLQLKVAEQKSNLSYKKESYEKAETALKRQAGDRKPSELLEETSGKLDRLKKEETFFHEAFEKTRKQLQEAEKRLSAASHSLKDCDSRLRETEEKWLRVLNDSPFTRVEEVKEAKRDEKEQQQWQAEVDQFREKVNQIEHEIGQLNEKIGTAALTVEEWNQTQEHREIIKKKVNAALQDKGEKMKWLSVLQENHSRYETLDEQRIEVEKELEKLGKLQQVFRGNQFVEYIAEEQLIQVAREASERLGQLTRQRYAIEVDSAGGFVIRDDANGGVRRPVSTLSGGETFLTSLALALSLSSQIQLRGQFPLQFFFLDEGFGTLDHELLDTVMTSLEKLQSSSMAIGVISHVQELRERMPRKLIVKPAEPSGNGSVVFHEMM; from the coding sequence ATGCGACCGATAAAGTTGGTTGTATCAGGACTGCACAGTTTCCGGGAACCGCAGACCGTCCAGTTTGATTCGCTGTGCGATGCCGGTGTTTTCGGCATATTTGGGCCGACAGGAAGCGGAAAGTCTTCGCTGCTTGATGCCATGACACTCGCCCTGTACGGCAAAGTGGAACGGGCGGCCAACAATACACAGGGCATCCTGAACCATGCCGAAGATGAATTGCACGTATCGTTCACATTCCAGCTCAAGGATGCCGCTGTGTCGAAACAGTATACGGTGGAGCGCCGTTTCAAGCGGACGGGCGACGTCACTGTGAAAACATCGGTCTGCCGCCTCATTGATGAAAGCGACGATGAGAAAACAATTGTCATGGCGGATAAAAACAGTGAAGTGAATCGTGAAATTATGGACCTGCTGGGACTGACGATCGATGACTTCACCCGTGCGGTCGTGCTCCCGCAGGGCAAGTTCGCCGAGTTTTTATCTCTTAAAGGTGCAGACCGGCGCCAGATGCTGCAGCGCCTTTTCAATCTGGAAAAGTACGGTGATGAACTGAACCGGAACATAAGGAGTAAAATTGGCAGGAAAAAAACAGCGTACGAAAAAATCATCTCAGAACAGGCTGGACTTGGAGATGCTTCCGATGATGCGCTCAAAGAAGCAGAAAAAGCCGCATCTGAAGCGGACGCATTCCTGAAAAAGTGCGAAACGGAATACGAGAAGGCTGAAACACTCTATCAGCAACAGAAGGAAAAATGGGAACTTCAGAATCACAGGGAAAAACTGCTGAAAGAAAGAGAAAACGAACGGTATCGCGAAGAAGAAATGAAAGCCTTGCAAATACAGCTGGAACACGCCCGCATGGCAGACCGCCTTTCCCCTTATCTTGATGAATATGAAACGGCGGCAAGCCGCAAATCGAAATGGCAGCATGAAAAAGAACAGGCAGCCGCAGCCTTTGAAGAGGCACAGTCCGAGTATGGCAGTAAGGAAAATCAATATAAACAGGCTAAAGAGAGTCGAGAAAAAGAAGAGCCGGTGTTGACCGTAAAGGTTGAACAGCTGAAGCAGGCAGCAGAAACAGAGAAAGAAATGGACATCCTCAGGCAAGAAATAAACGGACTTGAACAGAAGCTGAAAGAAACCGGCAGCCGGATCGATAAGGAAAAGACGGAGCTTGAAGACCTGCAGGACAAGTATAAAAGAGGACAGGCCAAACAGCAGCGGCTGAAAGAAGAGCTTGAAACGGCAGCGGTATCGCCGAAAGAGCGTGAAGACATCCGCCGGGCCAATGAATCAAGGACACATATCCAAATCGCAGAGAAAAATAAACAGGAAGCTGAGAAGGAACATGCGGATAAAAAAGCGGCATGGGAAGAATCGAACAAGAAACATGAACGCTTGCTGCAAGAAGAGCAATCAATTCAAAAGAAGGGCACCGCTTTATTCAAGACGCTGGAAACACAGTTCCACCATGTGAGTGAACGGCTATATGAAACTGAAAAATTGGAAAGCTATCTACTCAGTCGGATTGAAGAGAAAGAAGCAGAACTCGATCAGGCAAGAATAACAGAAATCGCATCAGGACTGGCGGCCTCCCTGAAAATAGGCGAGGCTTGTCCCGTTTGCGGATCGATTGAACATCCTGCACCCGTTCATGGAAAGGTTCAATCTGCCGGCCTGCTGCAGCAGGATATGAAGGAGTTAAAAGGAACGATTGACAGCATCCGCAAAGAAAGCCGAACGCTGCACCAATTTAAACTGCAATATGAACAGCTGTCTGAACGGATGAGCGAAGCCCTTTCACCGGAAAGAATAGAACCATCAAGCGCGCAAAAAGAGGTGGAACCGCTTGTCGAGCTTGACCGCGGCCTTTCAGTGGAACAGCTGGCAGAAACCGCCTTCCGGCTTAGTACGGAAACGAAAGCGCTGAAACAGGACTTCCTCGAAACAGAAGAAAATGTCAAAGCCGCAGCCAGGAGTCTGACAGAGATTTCCCGCCGCCTTCAGCAATCATCACAGACCGTAGAAGAACTTGAGAAAAGTCTTGAAGAAAAACGGAAAAAGTTGGACAGCGCGGAAAACGAAATCGAAGAAAAAAGGGCTTTCTGGTCAAAAGAATTTCCTGCATTTTCCCTTCAGGAAGCTGTGAGGTTGCAGCAAGGCATCATGGAAAAAGACAGCCGGGCGGAAGAACTGAAAGTAAGCATCGAAAAAAGTGTCCGTTTTTTGGAAGACTGGGAGACTGACATTGAAAAACGGAAACAGAACCTGACTGACCTGCAATTAAAAGTGGCGGAACAGAAGTCGAACCTTTCCTATAAAAAAGAGAGTTATGAAAAAGCAGAAACGGCATTGAAACGGCAGGCCGGCGACCGTAAGCCGTCAGAGCTCCTGGAAGAAACATCCGGCAAACTGGATCGTTTGAAAAAGGAAGAAACCTTTTTCCATGAAGCATTTGAAAAGACCCGCAAGCAGCTGCAGGAGGCTGAAAAACGTTTATCCGCCGCATCACACTCATTAAAAGATTGCGATAGCCGCTTGCGGGAGACGGAAGAAAAGTGGCTCCGCGTCTTGAACGATTCACCATTTACCAGAGTTGAAGAGGTAAAAGAGGCGAAGCGAGATGAAAAGGAACAGCAGCAATGGCAGGCCGAAGTCGATCAATTCAGGGAAAAGGTGAACCAGATCGAGCATGAAATCGGCCAGTTGAATGAGAAAATCGGAACTGCCGCGCTAACGGTTGAAGAGTGGAACCAAACACAAGAGCACCGGGAAATTATAAAAAAGAAAGTGAATGCAGCGCTCCAGGATAAAGGCGAGAAGATGAAATGGCTGAGTGTGCTCCAGGAAAATCATAGCCGATACGAAACACTGGATGAACAGCGGATTGAAGTCGAAAAGGAACTTGAAAAACTCGGGAAACTGCAGCAAGTGTTCCGCGGCAATCAGTTTGTCGAATATATCGCAGAAGAACAGTTGATTCAGGTCGCCCGTGAAGCATCGGAACGGCTCGGGCAGCTCACCAGGCAGCGTTATGCAATCGAAGTGGACTCCGCCGGCGGTTTTGTCATCCGGGATGATGCAAACGGCGGAGTGAGGCGGCCAGTCTCAACGCTTTCCGGCGGGGAGACATTCCTGACGTCACTCGCACTGGCCCTGTCTCTGTCTTCGCAAATCCAGCTCCGCGGCCAGTTTCCGCTGCAGTTCTTCTTCCTGGATGAGGGTTTTGGCACTCTTGATCATGAACTGCTCGATACCGTTATGACGTCACTGGAAAAATTGCAGTCAAGCAGCATGGCAATCGGTGTCATCAGCCATGTCCAGGAATTAAGAGAGCGTATGCCGCGAAAACTGATTGTGAAACCGGCCGAACCATCAGGAAACGGAAGCGTCGTTTTTCATGAGATGATGTAG
- a CDS encoding exonuclease SbcCD subunit D: protein MRLIHTADWHLGRTLEGRSRLAEQADFLEELADIAEEEQADAILMAGDVFDTVNPPAAAEQLFYESAARLSDGGKRPLFFISGNHDNPDRLSAASPLAGKHGIHLFGLPDLQPFKTVIPSTGEEINLALLPYPSEARLRELLSQENAEEILQKHYDRKIKAIFEKLSESFTDDAVNIAMSHIYVAGSSSSDSERPIEVGGAYTVSADSLPEGAQYTALGHLHRPQNIRKATRPARYSGSPLAYSFSESGYAKSVTVIDVKPGSEAEVKEIPLSSGKPLVSWKAVDGLNQVYHWLDEGKDANSWIDLEIHLKNALSLEEIHRLRKLHSGFIHIRPVFETKAEEESRQSASSLPLDELFKRFYARQTGGAEPEPELTGMFMELVNEDQPEGEE from the coding sequence TTGCGGCTTATACATACGGCCGACTGGCATTTGGGGAGGACGCTGGAAGGAAGAAGCAGATTGGCCGAACAGGCTGATTTTTTGGAGGAACTCGCAGACATAGCAGAAGAAGAACAGGCAGATGCGATTTTGATGGCAGGTGATGTATTTGATACCGTCAATCCGCCTGCTGCAGCAGAACAGCTTTTTTATGAAAGTGCTGCACGGCTTTCTGATGGGGGGAAGCGGCCGCTCTTTTTCATATCTGGAAATCATGATAATCCCGACCGGCTGTCAGCGGCATCACCGCTTGCCGGCAAGCACGGCATTCATTTATTCGGCCTGCCGGACTTACAGCCGTTCAAAACGGTGATTCCTTCAACAGGCGAAGAAATCAACCTGGCCTTGCTTCCGTATCCTTCAGAAGCAAGGCTGAGGGAACTGCTTTCACAGGAAAATGCCGAAGAAATTCTTCAAAAACACTATGACCGGAAAATCAAAGCGATTTTTGAGAAACTGAGCGAGTCATTTACGGATGATGCCGTCAATATCGCCATGAGCCATATTTATGTCGCCGGCAGCAGTTCAAGTGATTCCGAGCGGCCGATTGAAGTGGGGGGCGCCTATACCGTTTCCGCCGACAGTTTGCCGGAAGGTGCGCAGTATACAGCACTCGGCCATTTGCACCGCCCCCAGAATATCCGGAAGGCGACACGGCCGGCAAGGTATTCGGGTTCGCCGCTTGCCTACAGTTTTTCCGAATCCGGCTATGCGAAGTCAGTGACAGTTATTGATGTAAAACCAGGCAGTGAAGCAGAAGTGAAGGAAATTCCGCTGTCCAGCGGGAAGCCGCTTGTGTCCTGGAAAGCGGTTGACGGTCTGAATCAGGTGTATCACTGGCTTGATGAAGGGAAAGATGCCAATTCATGGATTGACCTGGAAATCCATCTAAAAAATGCATTATCGCTGGAAGAGATACATCGGCTTCGAAAGCTGCACAGCGGATTTATCCATATCAGGCCGGTATTTGAAACAAAGGCGGAAGAAGAAAGCAGGCAATCGGCCAGCAGCCTGCCGCTTGATGAACTGTTCAAACGGTTTTATGCAAGGCAAACAGGCGGAGCGGAACCTGAACCTGAACTGACAGGCATGTTCATGGAACTGGTGAATGAAGACCAGCCGGAAGGGGAGGAGTAA
- a CDS encoding ABC1 kinase family protein — protein MNRYREIAVILSKNGFGYILDDIGLFHMLSLPKRVAADFKKPEHSSIGPKLRKTLEELGPTFIKLGQILSTRRDIFPVPIIKELEKLQDDVNPFPFEESKAIIEEQLEAPLDSLFDDFGEEPAASASIGQVHLALLKDGTKVAVKVRRPDIVRQVGVDLSIMKELGRLLEQQFDWARYYRVRDIIDEFSRSIKDELDYTLEAHHTEKVANQFKDNENIVIPSIYWDYSTEAVLVQEFIKGEKLGTVEGLSDEKREALADSLVNCFFEQIFIHGFFHADPHPGNVFYLPEGKLALIDFGQVGRLTKTMRYQFSSLVIAMLKQDPEAIMETFMDMSLVDSDVDENRLRSDIELLNQKYFDMKLSEISIGDAVNDLFMAAQRNNIIIPVEYTILGKAVLTVESLAEELNPDLSILKLAEPYGKRLVKERYNPRRVGEQVWDDLKEWGELLQTLPKQTRDLLSKTNKDKLRINISLPETQQLLFKLDRISNRISFSITLLAFSIIVVGLIIGSTFGNSSSILTEVPAIEIGFVISFLMFLWLIYSILKSGKF, from the coding sequence ATGAACCGTTACAGGGAAATCGCAGTAATTTTATCAAAAAATGGTTTCGGCTATATTCTTGATGATATCGGCCTGTTTCATATGCTGTCATTACCGAAACGGGTGGCGGCTGACTTCAAAAAGCCGGAACACTCGTCAATTGGGCCGAAACTTCGAAAAACGCTGGAAGAACTTGGCCCGACATTTATTAAACTTGGGCAGATTCTGAGCACGCGGCGGGATATTTTTCCGGTTCCGATCATTAAGGAGTTGGAAAAGCTTCAGGATGACGTCAATCCATTTCCTTTTGAGGAAAGCAAAGCGATAATTGAAGAGCAGCTTGAAGCGCCTCTTGATTCCCTTTTTGATGATTTCGGCGAGGAGCCGGCTGCATCTGCTTCAATCGGGCAGGTGCATCTTGCCCTGCTGAAAGACGGTACGAAAGTGGCTGTAAAGGTGAGGCGTCCGGATATCGTGCGGCAGGTAGGGGTAGACCTTTCCATCATGAAAGAACTGGGAAGGCTGCTGGAACAGCAATTTGACTGGGCCCGTTATTACCGGGTCAGAGATATTATTGATGAGTTTTCCCGTTCAATTAAGGATGAACTTGACTACACGCTGGAAGCCCATCATACGGAGAAGGTCGCCAATCAATTCAAGGATAATGAGAATATCGTCATCCCATCAATTTACTGGGATTATTCAACAGAAGCCGTTCTTGTCCAGGAATTTATCAAAGGCGAAAAGCTGGGTACGGTGGAAGGGCTTTCTGATGAAAAAAGGGAGGCGCTGGCTGACAGTCTCGTCAACTGTTTTTTCGAGCAGATCTTCATCCACGGTTTTTTTCATGCCGACCCTCATCCTGGCAATGTTTTTTACCTGCCGGAAGGGAAGCTTGCGCTGATCGATTTCGGCCAGGTCGGCAGGCTGACAAAGACGATGCGCTATCAGTTTTCGAGCCTTGTTATTGCCATGCTGAAACAAGATCCGGAAGCAATCATGGAAACGTTCATGGATATGTCCCTTGTCGATTCGGATGTGGATGAAAATCGGCTTCGTTCTGATATCGAGCTGCTGAATCAAAAGTATTTTGATATGAAGTTAAGCGAAATCAGTATCGGGGATGCTGTCAATGATTTGTTTATGGCGGCACAGCGCAACAATATTATCATACCGGTTGAATATACGATTCTTGGAAAAGCCGTTTTGACTGTCGAATCTCTTGCGGAAGAACTTAATCCGGATCTAAGTATTTTGAAATTGGCAGAGCCCTACGGTAAGCGTTTGGTAAAAGAACGGTACAACCCCAGGCGGGTCGGCGAGCAAGTCTGGGATGACCTCAAGGAGTGGGGGGAGCTGCTGCAGACACTTCCCAAACAGACTCGTGATCTGCTGTCGAAGACCAATAAAGATAAGCTCCGGATCAATATCTCTTTACCGGAAACGCAGCAGCTCCTCTTTAAGCTGGACCGGATCAGCAACAGAATTTCATTCAGCATCACATTGCTTGCTTTCAGTATCATTGTGGTCGGATTGATCATCGGTTCGACATTTGGCAACTCTTCGTCTATCCTGACGGAGGTTCCGGCAATCGAAATCGGATTTGTGATTTCGTTCCTAATGTTTTTATGGCTCATTTATTCAATTTTGAAATCCGGAAAGTTTTAA